The DNA segment ACCGAAGTCAAAGATGATTATGACTACATCTTGATTGACTGTTCTCCCTCGTTGGGACTTATAACCGTCAACTCGCTCACCGCAGCCGATAGTGTTATAATTCCTGTACAGGCAGAGTATTTTGCACTTGAAGGTATCAGCAAACTTTTGAATACGATTAAGATTATTAAATCAAAACTTAATCCTCAGTTAGAGGTAGAGGGATTCTTATTGACTATGTACGACTCTCGCCTCCGCTTGGCTAATCAAATTTTTGATGAACTAAAACAACACTTTGGCGATATGGTATTTAAGACAGCCATTCAACGCAACATCAGATTAAGCGAGGCTCCAAGTCACGGATTGCCTGTTTTGCTTTACGATCCTGATTCGCGTGGAGCATTAAACTATATGCAACTTGCCAAAGAGATTATTGACAAAGAATAATATACGATTGTTATGATAAAACGTAATGCACTCGGAAGAGGATTGGATGCTCTTATCACAATGGATGAGATTAAGACATCCGGCTCTTCATCAATCAACGAGATTAACATTGACCTTATAAAACCAAACCCCGACCAACCTCGTACCGAGTTTGATGAGGAGGCACTCAACGAACTTGCAACCTCAATTAAGGAGTTGGGTATTATACAACCTATATCGCTACGCAAAATGGGCAATGATTCATACCAGATTATTGCCGGAGAGCGCAGGTATCGTGCCGCCAAACTTGCAGGGCTGAAGAGTATGCCTGCATACGTTCGCACCGTTGAGGATGAGACCGTTATGGAGATGGCTCTTATTGAGAACATACAACGCGAGGATTTAAATGCGGTGGAGATTGCTCTAACCTTCCAAAAACTTATTGAGCAATACAATCTTACCCAAGAGAAACTGAGCGAGAGGATTGGAAAGAAGAGGACAACAATAGCAAACTACTTACGACTGCTAAAACTCCCTGCCGAAATTCAATTGGGATTGAAGAACAAGGTTATTGATATGGGGCACGCTCGTGCCTTACTTGCGGTTGATAACGCTTCGCTTCAACTCAAACTCTATGAGGAGATAAAACTTAATGGTTACTCGGTCAGAAAGGTTGAGGAGAGAGCAAAAGAGATTACATCTGAAAAAGAGGTAATTTCAAAACCTGCAAAGAAGAACAACTCAGAGTATGACGCATACAAAAGAGAGCTTATCTCTATCTTTAAAACTCGGGTTAAGATTGTTTGCGACGACTCAGGCAAAGGAAAAATCTCAATCCCATTTAAAGATGAAAAGGAGTTTGAGAGAATCAAAGAGTTACTCAGTAAAATTGTAAGCGAGAGTTAAATCATTTACCATTAGAAGTGTTTAAGAGTATTAACATAAAAAGAGTGTTTCCAACTGCAACCATAATGTTGCTGATGCTTTTTGTGTGTAATACGTATGCTCAGGAGAGTGACAAAGGGTTAGAGTTTATCAAAGGTCCCTCAATTGAGAACGACACTCTGTTTTTGGATGCAAACGACATTATCATGGAGGTTGACACCTCTGATATTGAAGTAATTGCAGTTGACTCAAGCAAAGTATTCATTCCAAACCCCACAAAGGCAGTATGGTACTCAGCCTTAATGCCGGGAGCAGGACAGATATATAATAGGAAGTATTGGAAACTACCCATCGTTATTGGAGGTTTTATGGGATTGGCTTACGGTATATCGTTTAACAACAGATACTACACCGACTACTCTAACGCCTACCGCGATGCTTATAGCAACGATCCCAACGCCAATAGTTATATAAATTTTCTACCCTACTCTTACAGAGATAACAAAGAGTGGATTGAGAACAATATAGACTGGATTCGCAACTCGCTAAAAAATAAGAAAGATTTTTACAGAA comes from the Bacteroidales bacterium genome and includes:
- a CDS encoding ParA family protein, which translates into the protein MGKIIAIANQKGGVGKTTTSINLATSLAALDKRVLMIDADPQANATSGVGINAKECEISTYECLIGTQDASDAILESCVRNMHVIPSRIDLVGAELELLNMENRERMLEKQLTEVKDDYDYILIDCSPSLGLITVNSLTAADSVIIPVQAEYFALEGISKLLNTIKIIKSKLNPQLEVEGFLLTMYDSRLRLANQIFDELKQHFGDMVFKTAIQRNIRLSEAPSHGLPVLLYDPDSRGALNYMQLAKEIIDKE
- a CDS encoding ParB/RepB/Spo0J family partition protein, with amino-acid sequence MVMIKRNALGRGLDALITMDEIKTSGSSSINEINIDLIKPNPDQPRTEFDEEALNELATSIKELGIIQPISLRKMGNDSYQIIAGERRYRAAKLAGLKSMPAYVRTVEDETVMEMALIENIQREDLNAVEIALTFQKLIEQYNLTQEKLSERIGKKRTTIANYLRLLKLPAEIQLGLKNKVIDMGHARALLAVDNASLQLKLYEEIKLNGYSVRKVEERAKEITSEKEVISKPAKKNNSEYDAYKRELISIFKTRVKIVCDDSGKGKISIPFKDEKEFERIKELLSKIVSES